The genomic stretch CCGTCACGCGGCGGATCACGTACTGAATGGACCTGAACGGACGCGTGGGTCGCGCTATCCTGTGCGTATGAGTGCGCCCGTGACGTTCCTGGTGGCCAGCCCGCACCTGCGGGGCAGCCTGTTCGAGGGCGCGGTGATCCTGCTGCTGGAGCACGACACGAAGGGCGCGATGGGCCTGATCGTGAACGCGCCCATGACCCAGAGTGTGCAGGAGCTGATGCCGGAACTCACGGGGCACCCGGAGGTCGCGTGGCTGGGCGGTCCGGTGGACCCGACGCTCGGCTGGTGCCTGTACGCGCAGCCGGTGGACATGGAGGGCGAGCTGCGCCTCGTGCCGGGCCTGACGGTGTCCAGCAGCCTGGATGTGCTGCGGGCGGTGGAGCGCAGCGGGCAGCCGTTCATGCTGGTGCTGGGGTATGCCGGGTGGGGTGCGGGCCAGCTGACCGAGGAGGCGCGTGAGGGGACGTGGGTGTGGGTGGAGCAGACCACGCCGGAGTTGCTGTGGGATGTGCCCGCAGCGGAGCGCTGGCAGTCGGCGCTGGACCGCCTGGGCGTGGACGCCTCGCGGATCGTGCCGGGCGGCGCACAGGCGTAGAACCCGGCGGCTTCACGGAAGGTTGACCGGTCTGGGTGGCCGGTCATTTCCGTTTGTGTGAACGGTCGGTCACCTCTAGACTGGCGTGTCCACTCTGCCGCGCCGCCTCCCGATCCGATTCCAGCAGGTGCCGTCATGCTCGAACAACCGCAACGCAAGGGCCAGAAGGCCAAACCGAAACAGCCCACGAAGACCGCCGCCGCGCGTCCCACTCAGCCCGCCCCGCTGAAGGTGGGGCGCACACCTGCCGCGCCCCGCAAGGGGGTGAAGGCTGCGCCGATGATCGGCCCGCAACTGCCCCCCGGCGCGCGCAAGACCACCCCCAGGACGCTGCCTACCCCGAACCTGAAGGTCACGGGCCGCCCCGCCACCCCACCCCGCGAGGCCGGGGGGATCATGGGGTTCTTCCGCAAGCAGCTGACGGGCCTGCACGCCAGTGCCACGAAGAACCTGCCGGGCCTGCTGGAGGGTGCGAAGAAGGTCGTCAGGGGCGCCGCTGACTTTGCAAAGAACCCCGTCAAGGGCGTCGCCAACGGTGTGTCGGCCGCCGGGAAGTTTGCCGGGGCGAAGGTCGAGCAGTTCAGGAAGTGGTACGCCACGCCGGAAGGCAAGGCGAAATTCTGGAAGGGCGTCGCCGTGACAGCGGTGGCCGTGGCGACCGTCGCCACCGGCGGGGCCCTGACGGCCCCGGCCCTGGCCCTGGCGGCCGGGATCAGCGCCGGGGGCGGTATCGCCGCGCAGGTCGTGGAGAACAAGGTCTTCAACGCCGCTGCGAAAGCCAGGGCGCAGAAGGACAAGAAGTACACGTTCAAGGAACGCGCCACCTTCGAGGGCGTCACCGCCAGGAGTATCGCCGTGGACGCCATCGTGGGCAGCGTGGGCGGCCCGGTGTTCAAGTTCGCCGGGAAGGCCGTGGTCGGCGTGGGCCGCGCGTTCGGGAAGGGCCTCACGCCTGCCGCGCGGGGCCTCGGACACCTCGCGCAGGGCGCCCTGAAAGGCAGCGGGAAGGCTGCCGCGACCCTCGCCCGGCGCGTCCTGCCCGCAGGCGCGAAAACGGTCCTGAAGAACGCCGGGCGGCTCGCGCAGAAGTACCTCACGCAACCCGTGGGCCGCGCCGCCACCAGCGTCAAGAACGCCGTCACCACCGGCATCAGCAATGCGGCCACAAGGGCCGGGCACGCCGCCCGCAAGGTCCGCGTCATGACCACCCGCCGCGCCCGTCAGGCCCGCGCGTACCTGAGAGCCCAGACACCCACCCTCCGCAAGCTGGCCAGCAAGGGCGCAGGTGCAATCACCGGCACCGTCCGGAAAAGCGCAGCCAAGCTTCGCGAGTGGGACAACACCGCCCTCTCGTACCTGCGCAACCACGTCCGCCAGAGCCCTGTCCTGAAAGCCGCCCGGCACCTGAGGGACGCCGTGGACGGCGCCGGGAACACCCTCAGTCGTCGCCTCACGAACGCCCGCGTCAAGGCCGCCGACCATGTGGACGCCTGGAAGGCCACCCTGGGCGGCAAGATCAGCCAGACCAGCGTCGCCCGGCACGCCCGGCACCTCAGGGAAACCACCGTCCAGCGCCTCGACGACCTGATCGCCCGCAACCCCGACGGGCACGTCGCCAAGGCCATCGTGGAATTCCGCGCCAGCGGCGCGGCCATCCGCACGCACCTGAACAAGGTCTGGACGGACGCCAGCCACGACCTGAACAAGGACCTCTCGCGCCTGCTGGGCCGCCACGGCAGCGTCCAGGCTGACTTCAAGGTCCTGGCCGAGCAGGGCGCCCCCCTGACGTACCAGGCGGAGGTCGCCCACGCCCGTGCCCTGGCCGAGAAACGCCTGCGGGACAAGGTCGCGCAGGATACCGAGGCGGCCCTGCTGGCCCAGCCGAGTGCGCCGGGCGTCACCGTGAGTCCGGTGGTCATCCGGCAGCGGGCGCAAGCAGCGGCGGAGGACGCCGTGAAGAAATCGGCCGATCTGCTCACCCGTCAGGCTGAGACGTTCGTCGCGCGGCATCCCTCCACCACCCTCCAGACGCTGGCCATGAAGACCGAGGCGCTGAACGCGTCGAAGAAAGCCATGGAGCGGTACTTCGGGAAGAACGCTGCCGACAAGGGGGCCTTCGAGCGGCTGGGCATGGCGCTCACCACCCCGGCCCGTGTGCCGATCAACGAGCGGCTGGAGAAGTACGGGAAGGTCGTGCAGGCGCTGCGCAGTACCACGCCTCTGGCCTCCATGGTCACGGTGGGATCGGACGCCGTGGACGAGGTGCTCAGCAAGGCCGCCGAGTCGGCCATCGCCGCGCCCGTGAAGGCGAAAGCGAAGGAACTCAAGGGCGAGAAGGACGAGAAGAGCAAGAAGAAGGCCACCGAGGAAGAAGCCAGTGGCCTGTTGAAAGTCGCCGAGGACGTCATGAAGGAAGTCTTCCCCAGCCTGAACCTGGATGAAATCCTGGATGACACCGCCAAACAGCTGAACATGAAGGCAGGCGACTGATGTTCGGTCTGTTCAGGAAGAAGCAGGAGGAACCACACCTGCGCGGCGGCGTTGAGGTGGGGGAGATGCGCGAGAACGCCCTGACCACCGTGGCGACGCTCGCAGCTGCCGGGGGCGAACCTCACTCGTTCCAGCAGGTGGGGGAGGATACGGCCACGTTCACCTACCGGGGCTTGACGGTCACGATGTCCATCGTGGCGAACCTCCTCGGTCTGTCCCTGACGACCCGCGTGCCGGAGTGCAATGCGTTGCGGGCGGGGTCGGTGGCGGAAAAGGCGTTTGCGTACCGCTGCATCGATCACGTGTGCTCGACCTGTGCGGGCGTGCGGGCGCAGTTCGATCCGGTGTCCGGCGAGCTGGTGCTGGGTGTGGAGTCGGCGGGCTTCGACCGGCAGTTCCGGGCGGACACGCTCATCGACGTGGCGCTGTTCATGCTGGAGGAGGGCGTGATGGCGGCGCGGGCGTACCTGGGGCTGCCGTTCACGGAGGCCGCGCGGCCCAGCGTGTCGCAGTGGCTGGGCGGCTTCCATTACGGCGAGGGGTTCAACGTGTACCCGACGGCGACGGATGCATTCGCGGTGTTCATGCGGAAGAAGTACCAGGCCGAGGAACTCAGTCGGGACGCGACGTCGATTCTGCTCGCGTCGGGGCCGCTGCGTTTCGACGTGCGGTTCTTCGGGTGGCGCTTCGGGTACATGGTCGAGACGGCGACGCGTGGATTCCGGCACGCCGTGATGGATGACGGGCGGTACGTGCGGATTCAGGAGCGGCTCTCGCGGCCGGTGCGGGAGCCGGGGAACGCGGGGGACAGCGGCTGGAACTTCCGTGACCCGGCCGGATCGGCGATCGCGTACTTCCGGCCGGACGGGACGTTCGTGGTGGGCGAGTACGGGTTCGGGAACGCGAAGACCGAGGAGAACGGCGCGGCGTTCGAGCGGGTGGCGACGCGGCACCTGCTGAACATGCGGTACATGACGTTCCTCGCGGAGGAATTCCCGGAGGAGCTGTACTCGGACGAGTCCAATCGCCCCAACTGAGCCCCCTGTCCCGCCGCCCCGGCGTGGGCAGGCGGGTGCATACCGGAGGAATGACATGGCTGCGCAGATGGTGAAGAAGAAGGTCGTGAAGGTCGCCCCCCCACCCCGGGCGGCGGCGCCCCTGCCGGAGGGACTGGCGGCGGTGCGGGACGCGCTGGGGGCGCTGGGGTTCGCGGTGCAGGCCGACGCGGAGTCCGGGCTGGCGTTCATGTTCGAGGGCGGGCAGTACTACGTGCCGGCGCAGGGGGACGACGCGGGGTTCTATCACCTGCTGTTCCCGAACTTCTGGCCGCTGGAGTCCGACGAGGAGTACGGGCAGGCGCTGTTCGCGTGTGACGCCGTGAACCGCGAGGCGAAGCTGGTGAAGCTGCACACGGTGGACGGGGACGTGTGGGCGGGCGTGGAGGCGCTGCACGCGCAGCCGCAGGAGTTCGTGGCGGCCCTGCCGCGGTACCTGTCGTTCGTGCAGGAGGCGGTGCGGGTCTTCCGGGACGTGATGCTCGCCGCGCAGGAGGCCGAGGATTCGGCAGAGCTGCACCCGGAGCCGCTGGCCTGATCCGGGGCGTGTGGGCGGGCCGTTTCCCGGACGGCCGGGGTGGGGAACGGCGGTGGTCGGCGGGCGCGTGTGGGTGGGGCGTGCTGTAATGCGGTGACGGCCCGCTGACCTTCACCCCGTTTACTGCTCAAGGAGTCATGACTGTGCCTGCTGAAAAGTCCCTGCCTGCCCGTTCCGTTTCCTCTCGTGGCCGCCCGCGGCGGAAGGAGGAACCCGGAGGGGGCGACGTGCGGACCCACAGCGCGGTCGCCAACCCCGAGAGTCCGTTCCTGAACCGCGAGCTGTCGTGGCTGGCGTTTAACGAGCGGGTGCTGGCCGAGGCGCGTGACGAGCGCAACCCGCCGCTGGAGCGGCTGAAGTACGCGGCGATCTGCGGCAGTAACCTCGACGAGTTCTTCATGGTGCGCGTGGCGGGCGTGCACCGCCAGATCGCGGCGGGCGTGAACACGCCGGGCCCGGACGGTCTGCTCCCGCGGGAGACGCTGGCGCTCGTGCGGGAGCGGACGCAGAGCATGCTGCGCGAGATCGAACGGGTAACCCGGAAGACCCTGCGGGACCTGAACGCGGCGGGCGTGCGGTTCGCGCGGGTGTCAGACCTGGGCAAGCGGGCGCGGGCGCAGCTGCGCGAACATTACCTCGCGGAGATCCAGCCGGTGCTGACGCCGCTGGTCGTTGACCCCAGCCACCCGTTCCCGTACCTGAGCAACCTGAGCCTGAACCTCGCGGTACTGCTGGAGGGCGGCGACGGGGAGGACCCGGAGTTCGCGCGGGTGAAGGTGCCGGTGGGGGTGCTGCCGCGCGCGGTGTGCATCGCCGACACGATCCTGCTGCTGGAGGACGTGATCGCCGCGCACATCGGCGAGCTGTTCAAGGGCCGCACCGTGCTGGCCGCGCACGCGTTCCGCGTGACCCGCAACACCGACTACGAGTTCGAGGAGGAGGAGGCCGAGGACCTGCTCGCCACCATCGAGGACGGCCTGCGGCGGCGGCGCTTCGGGTCGGCGGTGCGGCTGGAGGTCATGCGCGACACCCCGCCGGGCATCACGGCCTTCCTGCAGGAGCGGCTGCGGCTCGCGCCGGAGGACATCTTCCTGCTCGAAGGCCCGCTCGGCTCGGCGGACCTGATGGGCCTGCCGGTAAAACGCCCGGACCTGAGCTTCCCGGAGTTCGCGCCCGCCGTGCCGGACCTCGACGGTGACGAGGACAGCGGCATCTTCGACACGCTGCGCGACGGCGACGTGCTGCTGCACCACCCGTACGACGGGTTCACGAACATCCTCGACTTCCTGGAGGAGGCCAGCCGCGACCCGCAGGTGCTGGCCATCAAGCAGACGCTGTATCGCACCGGGGACGATCCCCGCCTGCTCGCGGCGCTGCGCACGGCGGCGGAGAACGGCAAGCAGGTCGTGGCCCTGATCGAACTCAAGGCGCGCTTCGACGAGCAGCGCAACATCTCCTGGGCCCGCAAACTGGAGCGGGCCGGGGCGCACGTCGTGTACGGCGTGGCGGGCCTCAAGACGCACGCGAAGGTCACCATGATCGTCCGCCGTGAGGAGGGTGGCCTGCGCCGTTACGTGCACATCGGCACCGGGAACTACAACGCGAAGACCGCGCGGCTGTACACTGACCTGAGCCTGCTGTCCGCCAACCCGGATCTGGGCGCGGACGTCGCGGAACTGTTCAACCACCTGACCGGCTACGCCGAAGCTGAGTACACGCACCTGCTGGTCGCGCCGGACACCGCCCGCACGGGCTTCGAGGCGCTGCTGGACCGTGAGGCCGCGCACGCCCGCGACGGTCTGGACGCCTGGGTGCGCGTGAAGGTGAACCAGCTGACCGACCCCGGCATGGTTGAGGCGCTGTGCCGCGCCGCGCAGGCGGGCGTGCGGGTGGAGCTGATCATCCGTGGGGTGTGCTGCCTGCGCCCGGGCGTGCCGGGCCTGTCGCAGAACGTGCGGGTGCGCAGCCTGCTGGGCCGCTACCTGGAACACGCCCGCGTGTACGCCTTCGGGAACGGCGGCAGTCCCGAGGTGTACTTCGGCAGCGCCGACTGGATGAGCCGCAACCTGGATCGCCGCGTCGAGGTGATCGCGCCGGTGCTGGACGACCGCCACCGCGAGGCGTTCCTGAGCGTCCTGGATACCGAGTGGGCCGACACGCGCGGCTCGTGGGAACTGAATGCCGACGGCGAGTACATGAAGATCCCGGGGGATTTCAGCGCGCAGGGGACCTTCGCGGCGGCGCGGCACCCGCTGTAGGCCCAGCGTCATCGGCGGGGGAGGGGAGGCCACATCAGGCCTCCTCTTCTTGCTGTACCGCCAACAAGGAACCCCCGGTGCGAACACCGGGGGTTCCTTGAAGATGGGGGGGTTTAGCCCTGCTCTTCTTCAGTCTTCTTGTCGCCGCCCAGGCCGAACTGGGCGAACAGGTCGGCGTACACGTCGCCGAGCTTGGTGCTGATCTTGCCGCCCTGCTGGGCGTCTTTGGCGTTGTAGGCGTAGTCGGCGCCACCTTCACGGCGACGGCCACCGCCGCGCTGACCACCCTGGCCACCGCTGTAGCGGTCGCTGCGGGCGCCGCCACCCTGGCTGACGTAGTCGCGCTGGGTGGGGGCTGCGCCGCCACCGAGGAAGCGGCGACGGCTGAGGCTGGCGCGCTGCTCGACGGGGTCGATGTTCAGGATGACGGCTTCGATCTCGTCGCCCTTCTTGAACAGGTCGGCGGGGTTGTTGACGCGGTTCAGGTCGAGTTCGCTGATGTGGATCAGGCCCTCGATGCCTTCTTCGATCTCCATGAACACGCCGAAGTCGGTCATGCCGGTGATTTTGCCCTTCACGGGGGTGCCGGGCGGGTAGCGGTCGGGCAGCGCGCTCCAGG from Deinococcus soli (ex Cha et al. 2016) encodes the following:
- a CDS encoding YqgE/AlgH family protein, yielding MSAPVTFLVASPHLRGSLFEGAVILLLEHDTKGAMGLIVNAPMTQSVQELMPELTGHPEVAWLGGPVDPTLGWCLYAQPVDMEGELRLVPGLTVSSSLDVLRAVERSGQPFMLVLGYAGWGAGQLTEEAREGTWVWVEQTTPELLWDVPAAERWQSALDRLGVDASRIVPGGAQA
- the ppk1 gene encoding polyphosphate kinase 1, whose translation is MTVPAEKSLPARSVSSRGRPRRKEEPGGGDVRTHSAVANPESPFLNRELSWLAFNERVLAEARDERNPPLERLKYAAICGSNLDEFFMVRVAGVHRQIAAGVNTPGPDGLLPRETLALVRERTQSMLREIERVTRKTLRDLNAAGVRFARVSDLGKRARAQLREHYLAEIQPVLTPLVVDPSHPFPYLSNLSLNLAVLLEGGDGEDPEFARVKVPVGVLPRAVCIADTILLLEDVIAAHIGELFKGRTVLAAHAFRVTRNTDYEFEEEEAEDLLATIEDGLRRRRFGSAVRLEVMRDTPPGITAFLQERLRLAPEDIFLLEGPLGSADLMGLPVKRPDLSFPEFAPAVPDLDGDEDSGIFDTLRDGDVLLHHPYDGFTNILDFLEEASRDPQVLAIKQTLYRTGDDPRLLAALRTAAENGKQVVALIELKARFDEQRNISWARKLERAGAHVVYGVAGLKTHAKVTMIVRREEGGLRRYVHIGTGNYNAKTARLYTDLSLLSANPDLGADVAELFNHLTGYAEAEYTHLLVAPDTARTGFEALLDREAAHARDGLDAWVRVKVNQLTDPGMVEALCRAAQAGVRVELIIRGVCCLRPGVPGLSQNVRVRSLLGRYLEHARVYAFGNGGSPEVYFGSADWMSRNLDRRVEVIAPVLDDRHREAFLSVLDTEWADTRGSWELNADGEYMKIPGDFSAQGTFAAARHPL